The Arachis ipaensis cultivar K30076 chromosome B07, Araip1.1, whole genome shotgun sequence genomic interval TTGTTTCGCAACTGACCACACGCTGCATTTGCGTCAAGTCCTCTGGTTTGACGTATGCTAACAGTTATTTTATTGGACTCCAAAGCAGCCGCGAATGCTTGCACCTATTCCAAGATTATCAAATAACTCAGTTGATAAGGCAAATCATGTAGAATGGACAAACAAATAATGAAATCAGCATACTGCTTTCTTGTAAGGACGGCGGTACTCAGAGCCTTCTACCGGATTGAAAGGTATCAAGTTCACATGATAACCAGGCCCCCATTCATGGAGTAGTTTGGCGAGTTCTATCGCATTATCTACCGAGTCATTGACTCCAGCTGTTCAAACATAATGCCAATAAAATACTCCTTAAATTATGTAGATTCATCAACATTTAACATATGGACGAGGAACAAGTCAGcattgaattggaaattaaattTCTTACCTAAAAGTGCATATTCAAAGGAAACCCGCCTATTTGTTTCACGGTAGTATTCCCGACAATCTTTCATAAGTGCATTCAATGGATACGATTTTGCACTAGGAACAATTTTCTCCCTAAGTTTCTGGTTAGGAGCATGCAGGCTGTTGCAAGAtacaaaataaaaatcacatgCACACATGCTAGAAAGAaaattatatatacatacatcAGAAATTAGGGAGTAATGTCATTTTATAGAGTTATATATGGACAACTGGCTCAACAGAAAGTAAACTTGCAGCGCTCCCAATATTTGCGGTCAAGCCGGTGACTCTAAAGCTGCTCTGGGGGTATCAAAAGATGATGGAACGAATATATTTCCTAACAAATTTTATGATAAAACTTTCCTAATTTCTGGCTCAATATTATGAATTTACTGCTAGACGCTGATATTAAATAAGTTCATGATGCAGTAATGGATATCTCTTCACTGAGCACATCAGAAAATTTAATTGCCATTGCCACCATAAAATTATCGCATTACAGAATACTTACCAAGCAAAAGAAAGAACTTTGGAATAGAACAAAGACTCTCAATTATAAAGGATGCCAGCAACTGTGGCAAACCCAAGGCCTAAACTCTAAATATCCATGCAAATGGCATCAAATATCAATCTTAGAATCAAGGGACAAAGTAAGGACATTAATTCTTGAATCAAGCCTTCATTTGTAACAAGAGAAATTACCTCACAGCTAATGTAGATTGAAGTTTGTGAGAAGCCAGCTTCTTTAATGTATTTGGAACACCCACAGTGGAGATGGTCATCATTCTTTGCCCAATTTGGATATCCTAAAAGGAAAATACATTGAACAAAAGCACACTTAGAAACAAAACTTATGTACTCTCTCTTACAATACATCAAAACATAAAAAGATGAATTTTGAAAACACGTATCACATGTTCAAATGATAATGTAAACGACGTTAAGAGGAAAGGGATAAAACAAGGGTTTGTCTATTCTTAATCATTCAATAAAATGTTGCTAAGAATTTGACAAGAAAATAACTTCACATATCATTGTCGTTGATTTACCTTATTCAAGCAATGGTGAGCTTCAAGCACTGCCTTCAGATTTAACATTGGTTCACCCATTCCCATAAACACTACGTTTGTCACCCTGCGGTTGAAGACCTCCTCAATTGCCATTACCTGTGTCCATAATATGCACATTGTAGAAACTTCTTGTCTTATGGTGAACAAAGCCAACGAGAATGAACAATGTCATCTTATATTTATTCCTTCtttctcatttcttttcttttgtccattgtgTTTCTCTAAAATGGATAAATTAATCTAAATGTCCCCAAGCTATCTATTTTGCAAACGATCATACATCGAATTAACTACTCTATGAATGAATATGAATAAGCGATGACAAAAACCTGCTCGACGATTTCATGGCTGCGAAGATTCCTTGAAAAACCTCCTTTGCCAGTGGCACAGAAAGAGCAACGTAATGGACAACCAACCTAAATACGCAAAAAAGTGAATCATAGTCAAAATAATGGTGAACATTGGCAACAAATTTGCATTAACATTAACATAAACAGAGAATTGGTGTCCAAATAAAGTATACAAATACTCCAGAAAAGAAGCGAACAATAATTAATCAATAGATTATTCAAGATCCAACACCTGTGATGAAACACATGCTGTGAGGCGAGCTGAACCTTTATCCTCGTCAACTGGAATACCAACTGTTTCAACCAATCTGTTGTCTTCCAACTTCAGCAACAACTGCAAAATCAAATGCCAACCAAAAAAGTATAAGAAATCATGGAATCATCAACGACCACGTTCTCTGCAAAATCATGGAATCATGCAAGTTAACCTTCCATGTATAGCAAACAGTAGGGCCAACTTAAAAAACTTGAAGCATTGATGCTGAAACAAATAAGAATATGGTCCATGCAACAGATATTGTGCGTAACATCTAAACTCTCAACACATAAGATTTAGATGGTGACTAGAACAGCAAGAAATCATTCAAAAAGTTCAAAAGCTAGTAAACTACCATGTATATCAATAAATTGAGGAccgaaaattataaattttacgaTTTCATAATTCACCTTAACAGTCCCATCAGCTGCTGTAACTGTTTGAAAAGTTGGAGACCGCCCTACCTTCCATCCAGCTTCCTCAAGTTCATTCCTAAATGCCTGAGGCACTGAAATGCAATACAATGTCAactaaaacatttttttatttttttatttcaaaaggGAAGGGGTGCAGAAATACTCACACTGAATGAACTCCTGAATTTCTCTGACCTTCCTCTTGTATATAAGATGGTAAAGCTGCTTCCCCCTAAAGCTTTGCTAACAAATtccacaaaaataaataaataaataaataaaaatgaacagtATATAGAAGATTTAACTTAtagtttgttagttagttttgAATCACAACCTTTCATAATATATCTCATATCATAGTTAATGAGTCCCCAATTCACACACTTGTTAACATCATTTTCTTTACAGTAGTTAAGAAAAAGTTATATTCTTTGTGGGATTAAATGATGTGGGAACGAATCAAAGTGAAAAAAGATATGAGATTTACCTGACCCAAGTTGAGAGCAAGTTGTTGGAGGTCGTTCTCGGACATGCCAAGAAGAACCTGCTGCTGCGGCTGCGATTTGCGAGGTGCAGTGGCCATGGCCATGGCCACCGTGGAGCAAGCACGTGCGCGATCACGTGCTGGAGTGCTGACCGCACGTGCTAGAGGTGTGGAACAGTGGTGAAGCAGCGCCATTGAAACGGCCAGCATAGTGGCTCTTAGCTCAGAAAGAAGATAACGAAACGATCAAGTAAATAACAAAATATCCAAATCTCCCAAACCCCTTCATAAATagcttgttaaaaaaaataaggataaaatatactttttgtctctaacgtttgcgattttttcaaaaatacccctaatatttaattttataatgtaACACCCTTATTTTTAACACCTCATGATAGTACTAAAAGTtcaggcgttacttacctctaatTCTTTAATTTGATACTATATTCatttacaaaaatattatttgtataccaaaatcagccaccaatgtatttgtgtataaatacatgtgtggtttaatttattttcaatgtgtatttgtattccaacatgtattttactggtggttgattttagtgtacacgactacacgtagcataactcatttatttaatattgagtcttCGTAAAtatgaattgaatctttaattataaAAGCGAAAATTTAAGACTAAATCAAATACAGAAAATGaaaacacatatatacatatatacatatatacataaggcTCCGTAGTTCGATCGCAGCTCCGTGCCAAAACTTCCTGAATCTGTCACTGAAAAAGAAATGATGTaagggagtgagaacatcatcctcaaaAGGGTTCTCAATAGAGGGTTTAAAAATTGTTATAAGAGGATATTTAAAAGAAAACTGTTTTTCGATTATGGTGATTATATGCCAATTTCAGCATAGTCACTCATTGTTGGTTTTGAGTATTTATGTGCCAATTTCAGGTGAGGTAATGCTAATTGATCCTCCGTAGTTGATAAACAGAGCCTGTTACTCATAAGTCAAAATCAAACTATGCCCATTTAAAACTGATTTCAATGCTGATTTAGGGCTGGCCAAACGAATGAGACTTGTTCACCaatgaaaagaaaatagataGTGCTAACCCGAAGCACCGTCCCCATACTATCTATCATATATCCAATTGACGACTTTCCTGCTACTCCTAGAAGGAGAAGGACAAAGAACAGAGGAAAGAGACATAGGATAGACGAAAGATGGAGAGAAAGAGTATAATCCATTTTTAACCCCTCGCAACAAGTTCAGTTTGAAACCGAATTCCTTCCTTACTATAGTAGCCATAGTAGTAGCAGTAGGAATAGTCGCCAAATAGACGGAATTAGTCTTAGTGCTGTAGTTGGATTACCTTCCTCACCTTCCCTTTGTCCCTTAACTGCTGACAACAAGCATTCCTGGAGCTAGTAATCTGCCAAAGAATAAAAAGTAGAGGTTGATCGCTGTCTTTATGAGTTCGTGATGAGACGGAAATCTCAATCAAGGGTTCTGAAAGCAACTCTTGAACCCCAGGAGAGGGAACTCAATAGGTAGAGGCTATAGAATCGTTAGACTAGGCCAATTCTACTTCATTTGTTTGCTTCGGTTTACCTTCTTTCAGTGGTAGCTTTTGTGTCTAGCTCGTTCTCTTATTCCCAGCTCGAAAGAAAAATGCTTTAATCTAAGATCCCCCTGAGCCTGCTAACTCAACTCTTCTTTCTTAGCAATGATCTGTTATCAATGAATTTCTTCCTTACCGGAATTCAGAGATAGGACTTAGCCAAGTATTTGACTTCAGCTTAGCTGCTTAGCGAATGCTATATTTAGCCCTTTCCGGCCCGAGTCCGGGTATAGGTAGTAAGTATTGAGACATGTAATTATATTTAGATCGGGCTACATGCTTGTTGACCAAATTTTGTGAAGATCATCTGTTAGCTACGATAAGCCACTATAGGATCGTAGAAAATGTGTTCTCAGTTATTCAAGGAGCGAAAGGGCTCAGCAACACCGACGTGGGCATTCAGTAAAACTAAACCATTTCAAGCGCTCCCATATGCACACCGCATCTTAGGGCTATTTCAATGTAGTATAGTTCTAAAAAAGTAGTTCATTCGCCCCGGATTCCACCCTACTATGGCATAGTCAAACTATCCCTAGTCCGTTTTAATAATTAAGGTAGAAGGCCTTTACCGAGCCTCCAATCTTTGACCCACTCAAGCTCAAGCCAAACGACCATAACAGGAAGAAGGGGCCTTAGGAGCCCTTATACGGATGATAGGGGAGTTTCTTTTTTCAGTCTAACGTTAGTGGAATATATTACGGAAACAGGGGTAGTATTCTAAGAGGATGGCAGCCAGCCCTCACCTCTACATTCATAGCTTGAACCCTAACGGGTCACTTCACTCCCTTTCGAAAGGGATTAACTCAGACTTAGCTATCCATTTCATTTATATGATTAGGACATCGAACTTATAGAGTAAATATATATCTTTACATTTTTTTGTGGTCACAGTAGAATTGAAGCTGAGGAAAGTGAAAGTTCAAGGttgtatatataattatatataagcAGACAGCCCCTTTGTTGTCCAGCGTGACAGGGCCCTGCTGTGAAGGAAAAGAATCCGACATCGGTATACCATCTAATCTCTAACTTAACGAGTCAATCTAATGAATTGACAGGCCTTCTTGACTCATTTGCAGGGTTTCCGTATCTATCTTGCTTGCAACCTTAGAGAGCTATTCATTGCTTTCAAGTACTCCCCGAGTATCATGCTAAGATATTCCTTTTCTTGTTCTCGACAGAACCCCTTTGCGAAGGAAGCCCAAGAGAGCAGTAAGGGGCGCTGCCTTCTACTACCATTACCATAGTTGAGGAAAAGTCACTCCTAGCTCGACTCGATGCCAAGTTGAACTCTCATCTCTAGTAAGATGCATGGCTTTGAAAGAAGTCAATCTAGGCTATGATCAGGCGAAATCTACCAACCACGTAGACCCGGCGAGGGTGAGAAAGAAGTCCTGCTGACCTATCTTAAGCAAAGTGAATTGACCTTTACTAAACAAGCTAGGGATTCATGACTAGCTAACTCTATCTATGGTCGAGGTACAAGTAACCTCCTTACCTTACTTAGTCTTTACTTTTGAACTAGATTGAAGGGCTTCTTGGCTTGCTCCCGCAGGTATGAAATCACTTGCTTGCCCGGTGAATCTTTCATAAACAAGCACCAGGCGCTCCCTGAGCCTTAAGCTCCGCACTGCTGACTACTCTCGTTTATCATTCCTAAAAAGGCTGGAGGCTTAGCTACTAGTCCGAAACTCTCACATTATTTTACAAAGAAGGGATGGTCGATGGTTGTTTTGATTTGATTAAGTTTTAATTTAAGAAGGGATGGGAAATTTGTTCGACTTGTAATCGTTCTATGTGTCTCATGTGTTTTGGCTACAGATCTAGTCCCCGAAAATGCCTTTTTAAGTTGGGGTTCAAGCGTAAAACAAGGAAGAAACCTATGTAGTGGGTTCAACTCCCATTATACGCGATGTGGCGAAGATTGCTCGTTATTTCTTTTACCTGCCCGCTTAGTTAATTGATCTCTTGTTTAGCGAATCGGGAATAAAAGGCCAGCCTGGGTCTCTTTTCTAAAAGTGCTTTCTCCCGCCACCTGGCTCGTGAGTCTAATTATGGGGTTCAGGAATAGGGGAAGAGGGAGTCTAAGTCTATTGGTATGGGTCCTAATCGCTCGTAACGATCCTTGCGGATCCCCTCTATCTTTTTCATTCAAACTTGCTAGATTGCTTGCGTCTATGATCGTGTCAAAGGGCAGAGCTTTGTTTTAAGCACTTATTACTGGGAGAGCTAATACGAGTAGTTACGAATCAGATGCTATCAAAAAACGATATTTATCTAGTCTTCCTTCTCTCAGgacattctcttcttcttttactaTGTTATTTGCTTTCACTAGCACCGGTTAGGAGACCAGTAAGAGCAGATTCTATAACAGTAAGAGTTACTTCCACTTGGCTCAATAGCCAGAGATGAAAGTAATAGAAGCTTATTCTTTCACATGAGAGCTACCTATTTTTCTGAATGTCCAGCTTATGATGATTCAATTACAACAGCTGCAACAAAAGTAGAAGGATCAGTCTCCCGATGTACCCAACACATTCGAAACATCTGAGGTAAGGACCCCTTTTTCAGATTTCATGATGAACCCTAGACTGAATCCAACCCTGTCAAGAAGAAAGCCCTTTGTTATGCACTGGTCTCTTCCTAAAATAGCAGGGATATTCCATCGACCCGACTCCTCATTTTGTTTGGCTTTCTGGCTCGGGAGACAAATGCAGCATGTAGTTAGTTCATTCAACGGAGAGGGAAAGCTGAATTCACATGTTTCCAGAGGAATGCATCatgtaataactaataaatatttCTATTTCACTTCTCCATATCTAAAAGGGAAGAATCGATCGAAATGAATCTGTACGATAAAGACTTTTTAGTCGAATGAGACCCCTCCTCTGGAATAGAAAAAATCCTAAGTGTCTTCTTATGGCTTTGGGGTATCTGAACCCAGTTGGCATTTTTGTTCGGATGCTTGAATCGAACTCATCTGTTTATTCATTCAATTCACAGTCAcaaagagacagaaaaggaagGGCTTCTATTAGAATCCCCATCTAATTTCTCATAAAAGTAGGACAAAAGAAAAATGGATTTCGCCTTTTTGGATTGATGATTTTCTTGTCCTTACTCCTATGAGAGTGATGGTTCCCTTTCTTTCTTGTACCGAGGTTAAGGGTTCGGTAGAGTCACTTCCACCCCGGAACTAGTCCCGATGGAAGACCATAAGACTTTGACGAACCTTGAGCTCTAAAGCTGTCCAACAGCTCTAACAATGAATGGAGACTTCCAACCTAGATGATGCCCTCCTGTCTAAAAAAGGCTTTGAGCCACTCCCAGGTTAAAGGGATATTACACCTCTTCCCCAGGAACTCTAAATGATTCACCCGGAAAACACATAGTCGATTCTGAGGTTGCTAAATACAGAGCCTGGGAGTTTCAGTCCGCTGATTGGTAGATGGAAGTCTTTTCCTGAGGCCAAGACATATATAGCTAGCTATTTGCTTAGCTAATCGAGGGCTTCACTTCCCTGCTCTGGTTCAAGACTAGCTAGGTATCCTCCTTAATATCGTTACCACACTAGCTTGAATAGTCTCAGAGCTTGGCTACGATTGCCTCGAAGGAATGCAGAGCTGTCTTATAGTAGCCCTTTATGAACCAACAATCAGAAGATAGAAAGAAAGCAAAAGTAGAAAGAAGAGAAGGGATTAATAGATGTTATCCTACTAGCAGTGACTAGAAGGAAGGGAGCCAAGTCACTAACTAGAGGAAAGGTTCACGACTGCTGGGTCGTGTTCGTGAACCAATAGAGAACTCTTAGAATTGACTCCTCGGAAATTACTGAAAGACTAGCCTACGACCCCTCACAGAAAAAAGGGTCTCTGCTTAATGGAATTTATGATAAGTCTTTGGGCGTACTTTGACGAGGAAaatcttctttttattctatagAAGCACcaataaaagatataaaaatagaGGGATTCTTAGTCTAGCGCGTAGTATCAAAGAATGAAATTCATAAGCCCCTGTCTTCTTTCTGGAGGCTTATGGTAATCGTCCTTCCACTAGCCCGAAACCGAGTTAGCATCTTTCTGCCCTAAAAAAAGAGTATAGTGCTCGTCTTTTGATAAGAGTATTCCATATTATCTGTTGAAAAGTTTTCAACGTCCACCTTACCTTATTCAACTACGAAAATTTTTTCTGGTTCGCTACTATCCTATCTGAGCCTACAGCTCACGGTTGTATATAGGGAGGAAGCCTTGAACTGGCCAAAAGCAAAAGCTTTCTATTTGAACGGAATTCCACAATTACATTACCTTCGGCTGCACTTCCTTATCTATATTCGTGGGCGGGTGTAGAAACCCCTGATTGAACATGAGCTAGGGACCCAGCTCTTTTCCCCGCGCCACTCCTTGAACATGAGAGTGTTTGGCTAAAAATAGCACGGATTGAATCTTCTTCAAGAAGGAAAACCcttcttttagtttgtttttagatGAAGATCTCATTGTGATGTCTCATTCCCTCTTTTCTTTCATTTCACTTTATTGTATGAATTCAACCAATAGAGGAGTGGGATACTCAAAAAGTAGTGGCAGAAATCGAAACAATCGTAGGGGGCGTAGTCGTTGTTCTTAGTTCTCTGTAAGTTGATTGATTCTCATAATTCGTGATCCTGGCTCAGACGAGATAAAGCTAAGGATATACTTCACAAATGCAAGTAGAAGTCGAACAAGATACCTCTAGCAGTATTAATCACTCGTTCATCTGTCGAACCCCTTGGTCTTCCCTCTGTCCCACACATCTATCCAGCTTCGCTCGCTTGGCTCGGTATCCTCCCGGAAGAATACACACTCTCCTTTGTTCGATCTTTGCTGGTATATTTCTAATTAAGACTACTTTGGTACATAAAGAAGTTTTATATAAAAGTGAATAACACCTTAGACTTCTTCTTCCAATCCCTCTCTTATCGAATGAATGAGCAAGTAAGTACATTCATCTTCCCCCTTGACTAAGCATGATTCCCACTATCTACTAAAAGAGCGATTGAGTCGAAACTTCCCCTTTGTATCGATTTTTCCATGTACCTAGGTAGCGAGTGATTAAGATAGCCTGATGAGCTAAGAAGTAAAGAACGTTTTTTATTATCCCCTTTCCATCAAACTTCTACCGAGCGGGAGAGAAAGGTAGAGAGAGTAAATAGTGCTGATAGAGAATAAAAAGCCGTTGAGCGTGTTGGCCACACAaaaatctcttttttttatattataaataatttttttgttggtGTTAAGTTAATAGGTTACTTGATCGAATGGATAGAACACTTTACTTTAATACCAATCAAAGTACCCGATCCTTTAGCGAGAATCAATAAAATGAGATGGGCGAGCCTTCATTAGCTGACTTGCTCCTTTCTGAGGATCGAAAGGACTTATTCTAGCATGCCCATTCAAGTCCCAGCAAATGCCCGTGCTTCTTTTGGACTTATGCCTTGCCTGTGCTCTATCATTCATTCCCAAAAGCCCATCCAAAGGCAGGCCATGCTATTCAATGCTCGAGAAGAAGGGCTCCTATCCCTCCCGAGGAAGGGCAGTAGCTTGATTACTTGACTGCCTGTTCCAATGTCACCTCGTTCTATCTATCTTTCATCCGTTACCTTGTTCTTCTTGCCACTGGGGCTTCAACCTTTCCATCATTTCCTGCGATCGAGCTAGCTTAACATCCTTATTAAATTGAAGCATGATGTTGCTATTCTGCTCGGCGCATTTCTTAGGGATTTTTCCTTAGTCAAGTAAAGGACCAGGTACTTTAGTACAAAGGTATTACATAGCTCCGTGACCACAGACTGAATCATGGGCTAGGAAGATTACGGTGATTATCgctcgtcttatgaatctttttaaAAACCAACTGTTAATCATctaaaactttttcaaagaaacaatatttaatttttcagaaaattcaaaattcttcttttcttataagaaaaatcTCAATCAGTTTTCTTTGTAGTTAATGTTTTCGATTAATTcaattttgtccctaacgttttttATTTGTGTCAAAACTACCCTAGAAGTTTTCAATTTTGTTTCTAATATTTTACATaaaaatgttagggacaaaagacatactttacccaaaaaaaatgctcttatttctcttttctttttcccagattttttatttttattttttaagtcaCATAGTGATTTTTATTCACTCTGTTAATCTTTTAACATGTATGGATGTCAATATTCTTCACTGAAAATAATACCTGTTGAAATGGGAATGAAACAAAGTTTTACTAAAACATGTTCAGAAATTCAAGTGAAGATAGCCAGCTCATTTGTTAAAATTGTCGAAATACATAAAATGACTAAATTATCCTTAGGTATAATTACTAATTTAGATTTATTGACTTTCACATCTCATATACATAACTAAACCTAACCCTAAACTACTAGCGCTAGCCTCTAACCCTAATTTGAAACTAAATTTGTGTTAAAACTTAAATTAGCAAAAACTATGATGTGCTAACCGCTAAGTgctattttgtttttcactttatgatgtcgaattttaattaatttctgaTTCCAGACATTTGGAAATTTTCATAAAAAGTGAAAAGGCGAAAAATAAAAATGAGACACAATATTCATCCGCAGCCTCCCCCTACTAACATCCTAGTCACAAGTTAGTGAAACTATTTAAAATGTAGTTACATTTTTTAATGTTTACAAATACAATCCTTCGATCTATAAGTAAATATGACTTCAATTTACATAATTGATCTCagtaaaaagagaaagaaatgtgggaattaataatattactgaaTCAAAACCTGTACAGCGATCAGATGCCTCATATACGCTTAAGTTCTTCATCAtatacaataattaattaattaattagttaattaatgatATACCAAACTCAACAGCATAAGTAGTGGCAACTAATCTCATTCTTTTTGCATGGTTGTCGTAattgtttcatgctttcttctatGTTGTTTAGTACCACTGCTTCCTGAGCTATGTCTATGAccattccttttcaaatcttgaTCTCTAGAGCATCCCTCTCCGTCGGAATCATGCAGGTGCTCCAATGTCCTCACCACCTCATCCATCTTCGGCCGAAACCTCGGCTCGACCGATAGGCATTTGATGGCGAGGTTAGCTAATTTCATCACCTCGCGCAGCGTGTATTGGCCTTCGATTCGAGCATCCATGACTTGGAAGATCCTGCGCTTGCTGCTGAGGTAAGGTTTGGCCCATTCAATCAAGTTCTGCTCCCGGGATGGCCTGTTGTTGTCGAGGGCGCGCTTACCCGACATGATTTCTAGGAGAACAACTCCGAAGCTGTATACATCACTCTTCTTGGTCAAGTGACCTACAAAGAAAGACAAAGTTACAAAAACAAGATTAGTATTTGAAGTTCGAAACTCAGGGTAGTTATTGTTGTAAGAAGAGTTGTCCTTATTAAAAAAGATGCAAAGAATGTCCTAATCAACTTCACTAACTGATAATTTAAGGTAAGTTACATTTTCAAATTATTGAAGGGTACTCACATGCAGTTGTCTTCATATGAAGTTTATAGTTGAGAACCGTTAGAAGATAATTTAGTCAAACttatcaaatcatctaacgataTTCATATATCAACTTTATATGGAGACAACTGGATGCGAGTTTTCACCTTGTTGAAGTGATGATAGGTGGTACCAAAAGTCAAAGAGCCTAGGCCATATATATAACACTATATCATAcgtgaatgaaattaaagtgaacatAACTAACTACATAAGCTAAGAGAGTAAGAGGCATTATGCAAACTTTGTTATTTGTTTGATACCTGTGGCCATGTATTCAGGTGCAGCATAACCGTATGTGCCCATCACCCTTGTAGAGACATGGCTCTTATCACCTGCTGGTCCATCCTTTGCCAAGCCGAAATCAGAAAGTTTCGCATTATAATTCTGTCAAGAACAAAAACAAGTGTCAGAACCGCCGGTAAAGCCAATAAACCGCATTAAGATCAACGAATGAGATTCACTTACCGAATCAAGCAATATATTAGAAGTTTTGAAGTCTCTGAATATCACTTTTGCTTCGTCGCTGTGGAGATATGCCAGACCCTTAGCAGCATCAAGGGCAACCTTTATCCGAATGTTCCAAGGAAGCGGCTCAACATAAGAAGCCCCTGTAGCAAAAGCGATATCAGTGTGATTTCCCCAAATCAATTACATGCATTTTAGATAATGTTCTCTGGTGTCAAAAATCACTTTACTTGAAAGTCAATTTCAACTAAAACCAATTCTACAAAAGCAGAATCAAACACAAGCTTAAGGTACTAAACAATGTCACCTAATCAATAAACTTGAAACTAGCAATGCCAGAAGGAAAATCAATAACTTACTCCTAAATAAGTGATTATCCAAACTACACTTGGTCAAGAACTCATACACCAAAAGCCTTTGATCATCTTCCAAGCAATAACCAACCAGTTTCACAAGATTAGGATGACGCAGCTGCCCCAGGTAATTTATCTCGGTCTACAGCACAAAAAGCATCCCATTAAGCAAATCTAACGTTTTCGATAGATCAAAGCCGCGAAACATTAACAATCAATAAATGATACTCACCAACCATTCACTGTGTCCTTGTCCACCTTCTTGGTTATGCCTCTTCACAGCAATGACCATTCCAGTACCGGGTTTAACCGGTACAAGTGTCTGCTCATCAATCCACCCCTTGAATACAGAACCAAAACCACCTTCTCCTATCACACTATCCGGACGAAAGTTCCTCGTAGCGGTTTTAAGTTCAGCAAAGGTGAAGCTCTTCAAATTCGAGGATTTCAAGATCTCTCCTTCGGACCGAGGAGTCGGAGGAGCAGTGGTCGAGACTTTGCTGCTTAAACCACTCAAACCATCTTCTCTGCTACCATCCTTTGAACTCACACCTGCACATATCAAACAAAAAATGGATCCAAATATTTAGGCCACATATGTATAAGCATTCTAACAAGAAACATTGCTTACAAGGATTTTTTTCTGCC includes:
- the LOC107609610 gene encoding uncharacterized protein LOC107609610, yielding MLAVSMALLHHCSTPLARAVSTPARDRARACSTVAMAMATAPRKSQPQQQVLLGMSENDLQQLALNLGQQSFRGKQLYHLIYKRKVREIQEFIQLPQAFRNELEEAGWKVGRSPTFQTVTAADGTVKLLLKLEDNRLVETVGIPVDEDKGSARLTACVSSQVGCPLRCSFCATGKGGFSRNLRSHEIVEQVMAIEEVFNRRVTNVVFMGMGEPMLNLKAVLEAHHCLNKDIQIGQRMMTISTVGVPNTLKKLASHKLQSTLAVSLHAPNQKLREKIVPSAKSYPLNALMKDCREYYRETNRRVSFEYALLAGVNDSVDNAIELAKLLHEWGPGYHVNLIPFNPVEGSEYRRPYKKAVQAFAAALESNKITVSIRQTRGLDANAACGQLRNNFQKNPLVTDAENLETELPNMELAVAS
- the LOC107609442 gene encoding serine/threonine-protein kinase BIK1 isoform X2 — protein: MGCCFSAKIKAESPPRHGVSSKDGSREDGLSGLSSKVSTTAPPTPRSEGEILKSSNLKSFTFAELKTATRNFRPDSVIGEGGFGSVFKGWIDEQTLVPVKPGTGMVIAVKRHNQEGGQGHSEWLTEINYLGQLRHPNLVKLVGYCLEDDQRLLVYEFLTKCSLDNHLFRRASYVEPLPWNIRIKVALDAAKGLAYLHSDEAKVIFRDFKTSNILLDSNYNAKLSDFGLAKDGPAGDKSHVSTRVMGTYGYAAPEYMATGHLTKKSDVYSFGVVLLEIMSGKRALDNNRPSREQNLIEWAKPYLSSKRRIFQVMDARIEGQYTLREVMKLANLAIKCLSVEPRFRPKMDEVVRTLEHLHDSDGEGCSRDQDLKRNGHRHSSGSSGTKQHRRKHETITTTMQKE
- the LOC107609442 gene encoding serine/threonine-protein kinase BIK1 isoform X1 encodes the protein MGCCFSAKIKAESPPRHGFFGLGFKCPQLVSFLCVSSKDGSREDGLSGLSSKVSTTAPPTPRSEGEILKSSNLKSFTFAELKTATRNFRPDSVIGEGGFGSVFKGWIDEQTLVPVKPGTGMVIAVKRHNQEGGQGHSEWLTEINYLGQLRHPNLVKLVGYCLEDDQRLLVYEFLTKCSLDNHLFRRASYVEPLPWNIRIKVALDAAKGLAYLHSDEAKVIFRDFKTSNILLDSNYNAKLSDFGLAKDGPAGDKSHVSTRVMGTYGYAAPEYMATGHLTKKSDVYSFGVVLLEIMSGKRALDNNRPSREQNLIEWAKPYLSSKRRIFQVMDARIEGQYTLREVMKLANLAIKCLSVEPRFRPKMDEVVRTLEHLHDSDGEGCSRDQDLKRNGHRHSSGSSGTKQHRRKHETITTTMQKE